Below is a window of Drosophila miranda strain MSH22 chromosome 3, D.miranda_PacBio2.1, whole genome shotgun sequence DNA.
ccgtccgtccgtccccttcagcgcctagtgctcaaagactataagagctagagcaacgatgttttggatccagacttctgtgatatgtcactgctacaaaaatagttcaaaacttcgccccgcccacttccgcccccacaaaggacgaaaatctgtggcatccacaattttaaagatacgagaaaaccaaaaacgcagaatcgtagagaatgaccatatcttttagactgcggaatttgaataagatcgtattattattatagccagcatcaagaaaacaatttcattttttctcgccctgtctctctctaacacacacgtagcatagccggctttgcttagagtaaaacattagcgcctagatctcagagactacaaaagctagagcaaccaaatttggtatccacactcctaatatatcggaccgagacgagtttgtttcaaaatttcgccacaaccccttccgcccccgcaaaggacgaaaatctggggatattcacaaatctcagagactattaaggctagagtaaccaaatttggtatccgcactcctgttagatctaactataaaacgtgtatctcaaaatttcgccccaccctcttccgcccacacaaaggacgaaaatctgttgcatccacaatattgaggatacgagaaaactaaaaacgcagaatcatagataatgaccatatctatcagattgctgaatctggatcagatcagatcatttttatagccaataggaacaaatcaatttgcagtggctacgcagcgcccgacgtcacgctcagactgattttctgtctctctcgcacgcactctttgtcgtgtcgttcaatattagcggcgtctgccggaggagagccatactgacttagtatcgggtataaccgtagagttgcggtgtccgcagcaactcacaacgttccccctcgtttttatttgcatttgaaATTCGATATATTCACATTTACCAAATTAATAGTAGTTTTATTTTATGTCACTCACTTTAACCGACTGTCAAGATAAACACGTATAAGATGCAGGTTTCATTGCTGCATCGATGCACCAAGATGGTGTTGCTGAAGAAGCAGGTGAGGCGCAAGGGCTGGCACCTGAGGAGCTACAGACACCAGGCCTATCGGCGGCTGCGCATGATGAGCCAGATCCGCGATGAGCTGCTCCGTAAGGTGCGCAAAGCAATAGAGGCCAGGCAGAGAGATATGGAACAGGTGCAAAGGGATCAGGCAAGGCATGAGGTCGCCAGAACGGTAGCCACATACAAGAGATGGCTGCACAGTTGGTCCAAGTCGCTGTTGTCGCAACGCCGGCTGATCGTGCAGCAGAGGCAGGAGGAACGCAACCAAGCCCAAGTGGCAAGTcgcaagtggcaagtggcaagtaAAGAACTGACTCCGAAAAAATCCAAAAGCCGAAAACCCAATTCAGATCAAGCTGGCTGGGAGGCAGAACTTTCTAATTGAGTTTTCTCTGTACCTTTTGAAAGATAATCTGAATTGGAACGAATCGTACCCAGATTGGAATATGATTTTCGTACAATTCTGGTGGACTCTGATGGTGCTGGGTGGTTCCAAGTTGCTCCCGGCCGACTCGGAGCCGTCGAGCAGCGAGAAATTGCGCAGTTTCAATCGGGCCGTGAAGGAGGCGCGCGGCAAGATTCAGGATCTCTACGGCCAGGATCAGTACCGAAGACAGCCCAGGCACACCATCGACGATATGCTGGCCAGCTTTGCCCAGACCAGCAGCGGAGAATCGGAGGACAATGCCATGGCGGAGGCAGCCAACGCCTGGTATCGGGACTTCCAGACAGGCCACAAGAAATCACATACTGTCAGTAAACAGAGGGGCACGAACTACGAAAGTAACTACTTGAAGTATATGCAGAACACAGAGATCGGCAAGGTGAAGCAGAAGTACAAGGATACTGCGGTGGATCCCATCATTCTAGTGTTCGAGACCACCATGGCTCCCTTTCAGTACGGTGGTAGCGGTCTCACCTACCTGGACATCAAGCTGAAGCAGGCCCAGGAGATTCTAAACGAGCATGAGAAGACTAGCAAAAGGGATCCATACCGGGTGAAGGAGTATCACAAGAAGGCAGAACTCAACGACGATCTACCGGAGTTTGAAAACAGGCCAGTGCCGGACGGGTTGTATGAGCAAACATTGCTCCGGCTCGATTCGCCCAAATGGAGGCCGAACAATCTGTTGCACGAGGCCAACTACAAGCTGTCTAAGATCGAGCAGGAGGCCTCTGAGAACGCCCAACGGAAAATTCCGCCCAAGGGCAGGGGTTTGAACAAGCGCAGCTCCTATCACGGCTTCAATCCAATGAACGAGATCAAGCTAAAGACAAGCAACCGCCTCATGCTCAAGGGCATGGGACCCTCGCTGCCGAGCAATGCGCTGGTGGAGAGCCAGCATGCCCATCTCGTGGACGAACTGATAAAGCGCCGGGAGCGGAAAATGAGacgggagcaggagcagcagcaggatccAGATCTGTATCTGGATCATTATCAGGAACAGAATCAAGAGGGATACATGAGCGATGATGGTGAACGGCGGCAGCAGTACGATGGCCTCAGTCCGATGACCAACAAAATGAGGCAGTCTCCGGAGGTTGTATCCTCCGGTGGCCACAACATGTTGGATCTGCCACAGAGCTACGACTATCGCCTGCCCCCGTACGATCGCTTCCATGCTCTCAGCCAGCGGCAGATGCCCAACATGGTCGACTACTTGCACCCCAATCGCAGGTCCGTTGGGGACCCGGGACGCTACAAGCGGGAGCATACCTTAAATATGACCCTGGCAACGACAGCGAAGGTGGCCGTGAATGAGTCAGGAACTAAGGCCGAGCAGCTGGACATCCCGAGTGTGCCTGCGCTCAAGGAAAGTGAACCAAAAGTCGAAGAACAACAGGATGTCAAAGTGGAGCCGGATAAAGAGCCAATCGACAGCAAGGTGGTGGGTAAAGCTACTGCTTTCGAAAAGGTGCAAGTCGAGGCTGAAGCAAAGTCACTGAAAGTGAGAACGGACATTGAGGTTAAGCCTACGGAACCTACAGAGCTGAAAGATGatgctgtatctgtatctgaggCGGACATTTCAACAAAGCCGGAGGTGGGCGAAAGTGCTCAGGACTCTGCTGTTAAGGTGGAAAGCATCGAGGCCAAGACAAGGCTAGAAACAGATGCCATCTCTGAAGCCGAGGGTAGCCTGGAGACCCAGAATAAGTCAAACAGCCATGCCGTCCTACAATCGGTACTTGAACAGCCACAGGTTCAGGAGAAGTCCCAGGCGGCAGCCAGCATTAAAGATGCAGTGCTGCAGGAGAGCATCAAGCTGACTGTGGAGGAGTCGTTCACGTCCAGGCCAGCCGATGAGGTTTCCGAAGAGCCTGAGAGATCAAAAATAGCACCAGGTACTCCCCATTTGCCCAATCCCGATGCAGTGGTCAAACTTCTGGCCAATGAGCTGTCGCATTTTAGTGGCGACAAAGATCGCAACAAGCGGCACATCCAAAGCCTACGTCGTCGCTGGTCTCCCAGGAAAAACCGGCGCTCCAAACGGTCCATCGGAGAAGAGCAGCAGCCCCCGGAATGCCCCGAGAGAACCAAGCGCATGGCTGCTCCTCTGCTGGACGACCTGGAGGACCACAATGGGAATCACTTGCATTTTGGAGACCTTGGAAGTGGCCTTCTTATGTCCGATGTCGAGGAAGAGACCGATCCTTACGGCGAGGTCGAGGCCAGTCTGTATGATGCTTCTAGCGTTCAGGTGCCCATGATGAATCAGCGAGCTAATGGAGTCTACCAGTTAACGCAGCAGCCTCTGCAGAtaccacagcaacagcagccgcagcagcaacaacagcagcagcaacagcagcagcagcagcagcaacaacagcagcaacagcagcagcaacagcagccgcaacagctacagcaacCCTCCAATTTAAAGGCCAGCTTCAATTTGACTAACTTTTTTAATGAGCTTCAGAAGCTGCAAAAGAATCGTCCGCTTCAGCTGCAAGAGAATCGTccagcgcagcagcagcaacaacaaaaactgcagcagcaacagcagcagtcaCCGATTCAGCATCAatatctgccaaaacagcaaCACTTTCCACAGAAGCCatatctgccaaaacagcaaTACCTGCCACCTCAGCAACAGGCACCTCTACAGACCCAGCAAAAGCAGCTGATAGCGCCGCCGCTAATGAAGCAATCCGCAGTCCATCGATACTTTGGTCCTTTCTTTAACAAGCAGGTCAAGAACAACATGTTGTCCACAGTGGATCCATGCATTACATAAGTTGAACCACTGACGCGGCCCTCAGTGTCCATAATCATTGATCCCAATTGCATATCAATTACAACGCCCGTCCCCAACATGATGACGGAGTCGACTACACCAGGGTTTGGTGGAAACAAAACGAGTATTCCATCCATGACGAATACTACCGATACGTCAACGAATGCAACGGACTCAGGAGGGGCTGATCAGGGTAAAACTTCTGGACCTGCTGTGCCGACCGGCGATGTCTGCTATAAACCAGATGCCCTGAGGTTGAACGTGTCCATCAACGCGAACGTGTGCGGGGATCCAAAGACAAAACAGTTCTATGGCAACGGATCAATCAACATGCAGCCAGCCTTCGATCAGATGAACACCGACTTGATGCTTGATTGGGCGGATTCGGCGGATTCGGCAGAGCACGGGAGTGACgatactttaatgcagaaTGATGATCGATATGCACGCGAAGCGGGTAGAAATTGGAGGGATAATACCGGCCACAGAAGGAATAATAGGTGGGGCAAAGAGAAGTCCAAGGGGAAAAAGGAGTACAAGCCAGAATCGAGCAAATGGTAAGTAGTACGAGATCCTGTATGGAATGTTCCTTTGTTCACATCCACATCACATCTCTTCTTGCAGTAGTGGAAATGCCGAATCCTGTGATGACAGCTTGGAGAAGCTTATAACTGGCAAAACGTCGGAGGACATTGTGTCGGCCGTGTTTGAGGCAGTCAGCAATGATCCGGGCATGGATCGTCTGTTGGCCGTGCTGGAGCGCAATCGCAAGGGCTCCCTCAAGAAGCCCAAAAACTTCTATCAGATCCGGAATGACAAAAACGATCAGTACCTGCATCAGACGGAGACCATGGTGCGGGAGACCATGGCGGCCATTAGCGACATCATCGACAAGCAGGTGCGGGTTCGGTCCTGCATTCCCTTGCGCCCAGACCTGAGTGAGTTCTTCGACCTCATCCTGAAGACTATGGATGAGCAGAAGAAGTGCCGCGAGAAGCGAGAGAACGCGCCGAGTGGTCTGGCCGACGACTTCAACCAGGATGTGGGCTTACTCGATAGCGACAAGATTGATTCCCGGTCTCGCATCGTCAAGAAACTGCTGCGTCAGTACGAGGAGCTCCCACTGGCAGATCAGCGTTCGGCGGCCAATGTCCGAGATGAACTTCTCATGGACCTTATGTACCTCCGCAAAATGGCAGACTCCGTGGAGCGCAGGCAGCGAAATGCCAAGCTGCAGGCATCAAGCTGGTGAAGACCGCAGAGCTCTTCAAGGAGGCGGGCGAGCAGCAGGCTAGGGCCTTTGTGGGACTCTAAGGTGgttattttattatttgtttattttttcgtTGAGTTTATTTTACTATTAAATAACATTCTAAATGTCAAATTAAAATTCGTTCTTTAGTCTATTAGAACTTTAGTCAGAGATTAGAGAAATCGTCCAACTGGCGCTTAAAAGCGCTACCGCGAGAGTAGAGAAGAATAGAGAAAATTTAATGATTTattgtgtggacgttgacatgcaatgactgcatctttcaagaggcgatgcagttactgcaccgtcaagtggcccgtgtgacaccagcagaaggctgttacgcgcggatcccaggcaaaacgcagccctcctcccgcccaaccgaccgaggggcgctgccgcatgacgcgcggtgcgtagccgaaccaaacgcgaacatgcaagaaagatagctattagactaacattcgaggaaaattagtactaaacttactaagaaactaagcatgcaatcaaaatacaaataccactacagttactaattaatagaaaggtgtgtaaggattaataatttaataagaggaagagaattagtggtggatataatatggtagagggaattataatccgagcataagaccctaaacggttcatgcaaggaataattcgatctacaaagtggaaggaacaacggtataaaatttctagtcagtctaataggaatcgtgaagtttatgcggctcaacagatcagggctgtctatgtcacccctgatcaagttgtgcataaatatcacaccaagtatttttctacggttaactaaggatgggaggtttactaatagtagtctactagagtaagatgggagtcttacacccgcatcaaagttaaggccccgcagagcaaagagtaaaaagtttttctgtactgattctatacggtcctggtgtactttgtactgagggcaccatacacaggagccgtattctaagatcggacgaacaagcgaggtatagagagtctttgttatataggggtcgtcaaattcctttgaccacctctttataaacccaagcacgcccatggccttatttaccatggtagaaatgtgttcggaaaactttaacttggggtctaacataacacccagatcatccaccagggtaattctctcaagagataCACCAAAtggggtatagggagccaacaaggggctagaacgatgaaatgtcataactttgcatttcgaggcatcaAGGTgaaacaagtttgcacaacaccatgactgaaagttattgagatcggattgcaagcgagaatgaaatgaaatgtccttgtactggacacagagtttaacatcatccgcatacataagtactcgagagtatgttaatactgaaggtaagtcattaataaagagtgtgaagagtaaggggcctagatggctgccttgtggtactcccgaagaaacctttactgggaaagagagggagtttttgaagaggactctttgagacctagaacaaagatagctagaaatccatctcaggaggttgggcggaaaccctaaaaggtcaagtttatgcgctaaaagggaatggtttacagagtcgaatgctttactaaagtcggtgtaaataacatccgtctgtaagttaccttgaaagcctttaataatgaaagaggtaaactctaacaagttcgtggtggttgatcgccgccttataaatccatgctgagttggagatataagtgacttgcagagatgttgcaagtgcggagttaaaaccctctcaaacattttaggaatagcggataactttgctatacctctataattttttgcatcagacttgctaccttttttatagagaggaattataaacgattccttccagtaaaggaatttttcacatggttgacttgagacagggataggtcaagcaagccgtcaacaaagtcatgtcgtgacatgggcactaggatactagactcgtttaccgaagaccaaacagttcctggcaagttgaagtcaccaagaactatcatacgatctttatcagatagcgaggaagaaacagcggttaaagcggacaagtgctgctcataaattgaaatatccgaagaaggtgggatatacgagcaagtaatgaatatagcgaaagcgggaagaatcagttttacacacaggaattccagttcctgttgaacttggactgtgaagtgttccactgcaattagaaccccccctgcccgtcgagacgaacggtcccttctaaaagttgtgtaccgacctgccaaaacctcggaactaagaatgtccggctttaaccaggtttcagtaaacacaataacgtgggaagcaaatgcaacactatcccggaaaagaatgctgagcttactacgcaagcctcttacattctgataggttactaaaagagaagttagttttttggaaaggtggaagcaagacgggaagttgaggaagaggaagttgaggttgagggtggcacactggaaagatttggaagggatatggggggcctattcttcttcttagccttaaactccttcaccaccaaatgctccggccaaaatttggcggagcaaatggtgtcaaattgagttggggagatacttatcttaaacgaggctatctccctggcataagagaagttaaatttctccacctttaatcccacggcttttattttgctttgaataaaagcaattacatcattagatgtgaggtcaggggccagccgtgaaacaaaaacttgtcgttttggtgggactcccaccagtggtttagtcaccacaggcctagtacctgtggtggcaatatccggaggtccggaacgtctatttactggtgggatcgggatagatgggacaactagcgaacttgcggacaccacggacacggacgctgcagacgtacttggctgcacattctccgaggcgatgaattcggctaccgaatctgcgtcgccagcagctgtcgttgcccttggagtggcaaacgagatcaactgctgcacacttggagtggtcggagtcagtttttcggcggcgcacggctgagtgacggttggcaattgcagatcccgcggagtgacctttttgcgcctcggagactcattcagcagttttaaaccgctaaactgagcctccatggctaggagccgatcgtattggtttttaaaaccaacggtcagctccttaaagccactccgcgtctgcctcatgaaagccaccatgtctttctccaccgcacggcatgcctcgcaactgtaatgcaagccattacgtttgcctatagcatcactcacgaggccagaaaatccagcgcattttgcgtgcactacgctgtcgcagagccagcaggggacattcggctgatcgtgggtgatctgcttcttacagctttttttggcacagaccacagcgtattccattttattttattatttatttatatatatactattatttgcaaaacaaattggtatcagaccaatgtgccagacaacgctcaaagcggaattggtaaaaaaaagagagcagagtggagagcggttatagcgagagctactaagcagagagcgctattgctcagaaagtttaaagagcgagagagaaagaacagttattgaagttgaggtgatagcgagagagtgataaaacaacaaaagctaccagacgagagcggactgcaatgcaatgtaatgcgtactcactcactgcaacaacacaaacacaagaacaagcacaagccgacgccgaaaaataaaaagttaaataatgttttaacacaaatcaaaaggcatgcactcgcgtaatagaataggtttccagattgttgtctggttaggaagtataattagaatttagttaggaaaacaccggctgtttattcaaaacaaaaggaaaaaatgcggagcgcaaaacaaaaacacgtctgatcactacgaaagatacgaaAGATGTTGAACCAATCGGTTAAACAGATTACCTTTGAGTTATTCTTTTGGGATATCAAtagtttattatacccgatactcaaaatgagtattggggtatattagatttgtggtgaaaatggatgtgtgtaacgtccagaaggaatcgtttccgaccccataaagtatatatattcttgatcagcatcaatagccgagtcgattgagccctgtctgtctgtccgtctgtccgtctgtccgtccgtccgtctgtccgtccctattagcgcctagtgctcaaagactataagagctagagcaacgatgttttggatccagacttctgtgatatgtcactgctacaaaaatatttcaaaacttcgccccgccccctttcgccgccacaaaggacgaaaatctgtggcatccacaattttaaagatatgagaaaaccaaaaacgtagaattgtagagaatgaccatatctttaagactgcggattctgaattggatcgtattattattatagccagcatcaagaaaacaatttcattttttctctccctgtctctctctaacacacacgtagcataggcggctttgcttagagtaaaacattagcgcctagatctcagagactacaaaagctagagcaaccaaatttggtatccacactcctaatatatcggaccgagacgagtttgtttcaaaatttcgccacacccccttccgcccccgtaaaggatgcaaatctggggatattcacaaatctcagagactattaaggctagagtaaccaaatttggtatccgcactcctgttagatctcactataagacgtatatctcagaatttcgccccacccccttccgcctacacaaaggatgatctgttgcatccacaatattgcagattcgagaaaactaaaaacgcagaatcatagataacgaccatatctatgagattgctgaatgtggatcagatcagatagtttttatagccaaaaggaacaaatcaatttgcactggctacgcagcgcccgacgtcacgctcagactgattttctgtctctctcgcacgcactctttgtcgtgccgtttaatattagcggcgtctgccggaggagagccataccgacttagtatcgggtataaatgtagagttgcggtgtacgcagcaactcacaacgttccccctcgtttttatacccgatactcaaaatgagtattggggtatattagatttgtggtgaaaatggatgtgtgtaacgtccagaaggaatcgtttccgaccccataaagtatatatattcttgatcagcatcaatagccgagtcgattgagccatgtctgtctgtccgtctgtccgtccgtccgtctgtccgtctgtccgtccctattagcgcctagtgctcaaagactataagagctagagcaacgatgttttggatccagacttctgtgatatgtcactgctacaaaaatattttaaaacttcgccccgcccacttccgcccccacaaaagacaaaaatctgtggcatccacaattttaaagatacgagaaaaccaaaggcgcagaatcgtagagaatggccatatcttttagactgcagaatttgaataagatcgtattattattattgccagcatcaagaaaacaatttcattttttctcgccctgtctctctctaacacacacgtagcatagccggctttgcttagagtaaaacattagcgcctagatctcagagactacaaaagctagagcaaccaaatttggtatccacactcctaatatatcggaccgagacgagtttgtttcaaaatttcgccacaccctcttccgcccccgcaaaggacgaaaatctggggatattcaaaaatctcagagactattaaggctagagtaaccaaatttggtatccgcactcctgttagatctcacttgtaaacatatatctcaaaatttcgccccaccctcttccgcccccacaaaggacgaaaatctgttgcatccacaatattgaggatacgagaaaactaaaaacgcagaatcatagataatgatcatatctatcagattgctgaatctggatcagatcagataatttttattgccaaaaggaacaaatcaatttgcactggctacgcagcccccgacgtcacgctcagactgaatttctgtctctctcgcacgcactctttgtcgcgtcgttcaatattagcggcgtctgccggaggagagccatactgacttagtatcgggtataactgtagagttgcggtgtccgcagcaactcacaacgttccccctcgtttttatttgcatttgaaATTCGATATATTCACATTTACCAAATTAATAGTAGTTTTATTTTATGTCACTCACTTTAACCGACTGTCAAGATAAACACGTATAAGATGCAGGTTTCATTGCTGCATCGATGCACCAAGATGGTGTTGCTGAAGAAGCAGGTGAGGCGCAAGGGCTGGCACCTGAGGAGCTACAGACACCAGGCCTATCGGCGGCTGCGCATGATGAGCCAGATCAGCGATGAGCTGCTCCGTAAGGTGCGCAAAGCAATAGAGGCCAGGCAGAGAGATATGGAACAGGTGCAAAGGGATCAGGCAAGGCATGAGGTCGCCAGAACGGTAGCCACATACAAGAGATGGCTGCACAGTTGGTCCAAGTCGCTGTTGTCGCAACGCCGGCTGATCGTGCAGCAGAGGCAGGAGGAACGAAACAAGCccaagtggcaagtggcaagtaAAGAACTGACTCCGAAAAAATCCAAAAGCTGAAAACCCAATTCAGATCAAGCTGGCTGGGAGGCAGAACTTTCTAATTGAGTTTTCTCTGTACCTTTTGAAAGATAATCTGAATTGGAACGAATCGTACCCAGATTGGAATATGATTTTCTTACAATTCTGGTGGACTCTGATGGTGCTGGGTGGTTCCAAGTTGCTCCCGGCCGACTCGGAGCCGTCGAGCAGCGAGAAGTTGCGCAGTTTCAATCGGGCCGTGAAGGAGGCGCGCGGCAAGATTCAGGATCTCTACGGCCAGGATCAGTACCGAAGACAGCCCAGGCACACCATCGACGATATGCTAGCCAGCTTTGCCCAGACCAGCAGCGGAGAATCGGAGGACAATGCCATGGCGGAGGCAGCCAACGCCTGGTATCGGGACTTCCAGACAGGCCACAAGAAATCACATACTGTCAGTAAACAAAGGGGCACGAGCTACGAAAGTAACTACTTGAAGGATATGCAGAACACAGATTGGCAAGGTGAAGCAGAAGTACATGGATACTGCGGTTTATCCCATCATTCTAGTGTTCGAGACCACCATGGCTCCCTTTCAGTACGGTGGTAGCGGTCTCACCTACCTGGACATCAAGCTGAAGCAGGCCCAGGAGATTCTAAACGAGCATGAGAAGACTAGCAAAAGGGATCCATACCGGGTGAAGGAGTATCACAAGAAGGCAGAACTCAACGACGATCTACCGGAGTTTGAAAACAGGCCAGTGCCGGACGGGTTGTATGAGCAAACATTACTCCGGCTCGATTCGCCCAAATGGAGGCCGAACAATCTGTTGCACGAGGCCAACTACAAGCTATCTAAGAT
It encodes the following:
- the LOC117188127 gene encoding putative mediator of RNA polymerase II transcription subunit 12, which encodes MVLGGSKLLPADSEPSSSEKLRSFNRAVKEARGKIQDLYGQDQYRRQPRHTIDDMLASFAQTSSGESEDNAMAEAANAWYRDFQTGHKKSHTVSKQRGTNYESNYLKYMQNTEIGKVKQKYKDTAVDPIILVFETTMAPFQYGGSGLTYLDIKLKQAQEILNEHEKTSKRDPYRVKEYHKKAELNDDLPEFENRPVPDGLYEQTLLRLDSPKWRPNNLLHEANYKLSKIEQEASENAQRKIPPKGRGLNKRSSYHGFNPMNEIKLKTSNRLMLKGMGPSLPSNALVESQHAHLVDELIKRRERKMRREQEQQQDPDLYLDHYQEQNQEGYMSDDGERRQQYDGLSPMTNKMRQSPEVVSSGGHNMLDLPQSYDYRLPPYDRFHALSQRQMPNMVDYLHPNRRSVGDPGRYKREHTLNMTLATTAKVAVNESGTKAEQLDIPSVPALKESEPKVEEQQDVKVEPDKEPIDSKVVGKATAFEKVQVEAEAKSLKVRTDIEVKPTEPTELKDDAVSVSEADISTKPEVGESAQDSAVKVESIEAKTRLETDAISEAEGSLETQNKSNSHAVLQSVLEQPQVQEKSQAAASIKDAVLQESIKLTVEESFTSRPADEVSEEPERSKIAPGTPHLPNPDAVVKLLANELSHFSGDKDRNKRHIQSLRRRWSPRKNRRSKRSIGEEQQPPECPERTKRMAAPLLDDLEDHNGNHLHFGDLGSGLLMSDVEEETDPYGEVEASLYDASSVQVPMMNQRANGVYQLTQQPLQIPQQQQPQQQQQQQQQQQQQQQQQQQQQQQQQPQQLQQPSNLKASFNLTNFFNELQKLQKNRPLQLQENRPAQQQQQQKLQQQQQQSPIQHQYLPKQQHFPQKPYLPKQQYLPPQQQAPLQTQQKQLIAPPLMKQSAVHRYFGPFFNKQVKNNMLSTVDPCIT